A window of the Euwallacea similis isolate ESF13 chromosome 20, ESF131.1, whole genome shotgun sequence genome harbors these coding sequences:
- the Rpt4 gene encoding 26S proteasome regulatory subunit 10B, whose product MSSVEVDREKVLQDYRKKLMEHKEVESRLKEMREQLKDLTKQYDKSENDLKALQSMGQIVGEVLKQLTEEKFIVKATNGPRYVVGCRRQLDKLKLKAGTRVALDMTTLTIMRYLPREVDPLVYNMSHEDPGDVTYSAIGGLSEQIRELREVIELPLLNPELFMRVGITPPKGCLLYGPPGTGKTLLARAVASQLDANFLKVVSSAIVDKYIGESARLIREMFNYAKDHQPCIIFMDEIDAIGGRRFSEGTSADREIQRTLMELLNQMDGFDSLGQVKMIMATNRPDTLDPALLRPGRLDRKIEIPLPNEQARLEILKIHAGPIAKHGEIDYEAIVKLSDNFNGADLRNVCTEAGLFAIRSEREYVIQEDFMKAVRKVADNKKLESKLDYKPV is encoded by the exons ATGAGCTCCGTGGAGGTGGACCGCGAAAAGGTCCTTCAGGACTACAGAAAGAAGTTGATGGAACATAAAGAAGTCGAATCTCGATTAAAAGAAA TGAGAGAGCAGTTAAAGGACCTCACAAAACAGTATGATAAATCAGAAAACGACCTTAAGGCACTACAGAGCATGGGGCAGATAGTTGGGGAAGTTCTGAAGCAACTTACTGAAGAGAAAT TCATTGTCAAAGCTACCAATGGTCCTCGCTATGTGGTAGGGTGTCGAAGGCAGCTTGACAAATTGAAACTCAAGGCAGGAACGCGAGTTGCTTTGGATATGACTACTCTAACTATTATGAGATATTTACCCAGAGAAGTGGACCCATTGGTATATAATATGAGCCATGAAGACCCAGGAGATGTAACTTACTCTGCTATTGGAGGATTGTCTGAACAAATCCGAGAGCTTAGAGAGGTTATTGAGCTGCCTTTACTCAACCCTGAGTTGTTTATGAGAGTTGGTATTACACCTCCCAAAG GATGTCTACTTTATGGTCCTCCTGGAACTGGTAAAACACTCTTGGCCCGCGCGGTAGCTTCCCAATTAGATGCCAACTTCCTGAAGGTGGTGTCCAGTGCCATTGTGGACAAATACATTGGCGAATCTGCGAGACTGATCAGGGAAATGTTCAATTATGCCAAAGACCATCAGCCTTGTATAATTTTCATGGACGAAATTGATGCCATTG GTGGACGTAGGTTTTCTGAGGGCACATCTGCTGATCGAGAAATTCAACGAACTTTAATGGAGTTGCTAAATCAAATGGATGGTTTTGATTCCCTGGGTCAA gTTAAAATGATAATGGCAACCAACCGCCCAGACACCCTCGATCCCGCCCTACTGCGGCCCGGACGTCTGgataggaaaattgaaattcctctGCCTAACGAACAGGCCAGActagaaattttgaagattcACGCTGGGCCTATAGCGAAGCATGGAGAGATCGATTATGAGGCGATCGTTAAATTATCAGACAATTTTAACGGAGCGGatttaag GAATGTGTGTACGGAGGCGGGATTGTTCGCCATCAGATCTGAGAGGGAATACGTTATTCAAGAGGACTTCATGAAGGCCGTAAGGAAAGTTGCAGATAACAAGAAACTGGAGAGCAAGTTGGATTATAAACCTGTGTAG
- the LOC136415416 gene encoding GPN-loop GTPase 2, translating into MALVKKTKLAESYFGQVVIGPPGSGKTTYCGKVFDFYKMKLNRQVEVINLDPANDNMNYSPKIDIMQLITVEDVMKNYQLGPNGALMYCMEYLEANFDWLLNQLFQIKDCYLIFDMPGQVELYTHHDSIKNIFSKLDKLSYHLCAVHLVDSHYCSDATKFISTLLLSLSTMMQVGLPHVNVLSKADLLKKNLSKLDFGLDFYTDVLDLQYLLEQLNEGAFTKKYKKLNKAIVGLIEDYSLVSFIPLDVKSDRSLLELKGAIDKANGYIYGSGEERSIQALLSCAVGARTDSERFDTDYM; encoded by the exons atgGCCCTGgtgaaaaaaactaaattagcTGAAAGCTATTTTGGGCAGGTGGTCATAGGGCCTCCAGGCAGTGGCAAAACTACTTACTGTGGCAaagtatttgatttttataaaatgaagtTAAACAGGCAAGTGGAAGTCATTAATCTGGATCCTGCTAATGACAACATGAACTACTCTCCTAAAATTGATATAATGCAGCTGATTACTGTTGAGGATGTTATGAAGAATTATCAGTTGGGCCCTAATGGAGCATTGATGTATTGCATGGAGTATCTAGAAGCAAACTTTGATTGGCTATTGAACCagctatttcaaattaaagactGCTACTTAATATTCGATATGCCTGGCCAAGTGGAATTGTACACCCATCATgactcaattaaaaatatattttccaagCTTGACAAGCTCAGTTACCATTTATGTGCAGTTCACTTAGTGGATTCCCACTACTGCTCTGATGCAACCAAATTCATCTCAACTTTACTTCTGTCCCTATCCACAATGATGCAAGTGGGGCTACCACATGTAAATGTGCTTAGCAAGGCTGATttgctgaaaaaaaatttgtcaaaactAGACTTTGGTCTGGATTTTTATACTGATGTACTGGATTTGCAATATTTGCTAGAACAATTAAATGAGGGGGCTTTTACTAAGAAATACAAGAAACTTAATAAAGCAATTGTGGGGCTTATAGAAGACTATAGTTTAGTGTCCTTCATCCCCTTGGATGTGAAATCTGATAGGAGTCTGTTGGAGTTGAAAGGGGCTATAGATAAG GCAAATGGTTATATTTATGGAAGTGGTGAGGAGAGGAGTATTCAAGCTCTTTTATCATGTGCAGTAGGGGCCAGGACTGATTCTGAAAGGTTTGACACTGATTACATGTGA
- the Larp7 gene encoding la-related protein 7, with amino-acid sequence MGEGEFEALPEDRPKKSRHRKKHLYSTILQQMEFYFSDANLSKDRYLSQQLSCGGEDGVDTYVFLRFNKIKKLNCTVEDIQKALRKSDLIGVNKEGAKIFRKVPFKGEMEWDVERRTIYVENIKADATHESLSQLFSDFGKVIYVSIPKYKHNRANKGFAFIEYETRLEAQTAISFFEDIGCKIPFPNTDPEVLMSIATFEGNGDQGQGTEIADNEIESGEEKGKKRKAEPEQPLSSKKQKTGESSEETVASDSQKEPPAISIPEEELTKQEETEEVKKKKKSKKDKRRNFIKDLGMQVLPKEEWKKLRNYYLNLQRKKMKEFKQYLKKQKNSKNSDKDKVYQYTGEPYHIDINKDEPIEEKIPKLDFTSGVIVKLRLPEPCVDVKKLKNELKAISPEVKYVDIPLPSGSEEVHVRFGTSEAANDFCKHEFEGEKTLLSGEDERKYWEKIEADREVKFEKSRKKVRGRYKLLKRAEKELNKHIRFDEND; translated from the exons atggGCGAAGGGGAGTTTGAAGCCCTTCCAGAGGACCGGCCCAAAAAATCTCGCCACCGCAAAAAGCACCTTTACAGCACAATCTTACAacaaatggaattttatttcagcGACGCTAACCTATCCAAGGACCGATACCTATCGCAACAACTCTCATGTGGAGGTGAAGATG GTGTTGACACGTATGTTTTCttgagatttaataaaatcaagaAGTTAAATTGTACAGTTGAGGATATCCAAAAAGCCCTCAGAAAGTCAGACCTTATTGGTGTAAATAAAGAGGGTGCAAAAATATTCCGTAAGGTTCCATTCAAAGGTGAAATGGAATGGGATGTTGAGCGTCGCACGATATATGTAGAAAACATAAAGGCTGATGCCACACATGAAAGTCTCTCCCAGTTATTCTCAGATTTTGGCAAAGTTATCTATGTTTCTATACCAAAGTATAAGCACAATAGAGCAAACAAAGGCTTTGCATTTATAGAATATGAGACGCGTTTGGAGGCACAGACTgctatttccttttttgaaGATATTGGGTGTAAAATTCCCTTCCCTAATACTGATCCTGAAGTGTTAATGAGTATTGCCACATTTGAAGGAAATGGTGACCAGGGACAGGGTACAGAAATTGCAGATAATGAGATTGAATCTGGTGAAGAAAAAGGGAAGAAAAGGAAGGCAGAACCCGAGCAGCCTTTGAGCTCTAAAAAGCAGAAAACAGGCGAAAGCTCTGAAGAAACTGTTGCATCAGACTCTCAAAAAGAGCCACCAGCTATTTCAATTCCTGAAGAAGAGTTGACAAAACAAGAAGAAACTGAGGAGgtaaaaaagaagaagaagagcAAAAAGgataaaagaagaaattttattaaagatttagGAATGCAAGTTCTTCCAAA GGAGGAATGGAAAAAGCTTCGAAATTACTATTTGAACCTacaaagaaagaaaatgaaGGAATTcaagcaatatttaaaaaaacagaaaaattccaaaaactcTGATAAGGATAAAGTGTATCAATATACAGGAGAGCCTTACCATATTGATATCAACAAAGATGAGCcaattgaggaaaaaattccAAAGCTTGATTTCACCTCAGGAGTCATTGTAAAACTCAGATTACCTGAGCCATGTGTAGATGTAAAGAAACTAAAG AATGAACTGAAAGCCATATCCCCAGAAGTGAAATATGTAGACATTCCATTACCATCTGGAAGTGAGGAGGTACATGTGCGTTTCGGTACAAGCGAAGCTGCTAATGACTTCTGCAAACACGAATTCGAGGGAGAGAAAACGCTGTTAAGTGGTGAAGACGAGAGGAAATATTGGGAGAAAATTGAGGCTGATAGGgaagttaaatttgaaaagagcCGGAAGAAAGTTAGGGGCCGCTATAAGTTGTTGAAGAGAGCTGAGAAGGAGTTGAACAAACATATAAGatttgatgaaaatgattGA